In uncultured Desulfuromonas sp., the genomic stretch ACATGCCCACACTCGCCACCATTCGCAACAGTGATGTGGAGACCTATGGATATGCTTTGTTTGGCGAGGAAACCCTGACGCTCGGCAAGCGCCTTCATCTGACTGCGGGGCTCCGAATCGGCTTTGAAGACCTGGAAGCTGAAATGCACTATACCGAGTCCAGCAGCACAACATTCAAAAAATCCTTTGACGAGACCGTCGTTCTGCCAAAGTTCTCTATCGCGTACGATCTGACCCCGGATTTTCTGACCTATCTCACCGTGGCAAGAGGTTACAACAGCGGTGGTTTTAACACCGCCTACGCAACTTCCGCCGACAATTTTGCCTACGATGCAGAATACACATGGAACTATGAGGCGGGGATCAAATCAGCCTGGTTTAATCGTCGGCTGACGGCCAACCTGGCGCTGTTTTACATTGCCATCGATGACAAGCAAGTTGCGCAATACGATAGCGCATCGGATTCCACACATATTCTCAACGCTGCTGAAGCCAATTCTCTCGGGTTTGAATTTGAACTGCGTTTGAAACCGGCTGCCGGTTTTGATCTGTTTGCCGGCGTTGGTTACACCAGGGTTGTTTTTGATCAATGGCAAAACAATGGTGAGGATTATGCGGACAAGGAGTTTCCCAATGCTCCGGAAGTGACCGCAATGCTCGGCGTGCAATACCGAAGCAATTCAGGACTTTTTGGCCGAATCTCTCTGAACAGGAGCAGCGGCTACTACAGTGATGCAGCAAACACCCAGAAGCTGGACGGGCGAACGCTCGTCAATTTGCGTGTCGGATATGAAACCGAGAGTTATGACATCAAGCTCTGGTGCAAAAATCTGTTTAACGAGGAATACCAGACCATGGGGTTTGCCAGACGGTTCGATCAAGTTGTCGATGGTGCCCCGAGAATGTTCGGCATCACGTTAACGCGCTATCTCTAACAGGATGTTGAAAACGCCCTGTTCATGGTTTGTTTTTTAACTGCAAAAGTAGAAGGAGTTACCCCATGAAGACTTTATCCTTGATGTTGCTGATGTTTGTTTTGACGTGTTCACAAAGCTGGGCGCATTCGTTTTGGATCAATACGTTTTTCTCTCAGGGTCATCAATCCCCACATGTCATGGCCTCTTTGGGCTGGGGACACAGCTTGCCCATGGATGACATTCTGACCTCCACCAACGGGCGAGTGGCGGTGGATTCTTTTGCACTGATCGACCCAACCGGCGCTCTCGTGCCATTGCGTCATCCGGATTTTTTTGTCAGTTCTCCTGAACAGTCCACACCGAATGTGGATGTGTATGCGGCCGACCTGGCCGTGCATAAAATTGCGTTGAAAAAGGAAAGTACCCAGGGTGTTTACCAATTCAGCGCGGTAACAAAGCCCTCGTACTATGTGCAATATATCGATAGCAAAGGGCGCAAACGGCTGAAAATGAAACCATTGGACGAGGTGAAGGATGTTGCCCAAACATTGATGGCCGTAAAATATCAGGCCTATGCAAAATCGATGGTCACCCATGGCGATTGGAACACTCCGGAGCCTCTTGGCCATAGCTTGGAGATTGTGCCTCGTAGCGATCTCAGTCATGTCAAAGTCGGAGATCTGATTGAGGTTGAAGTCCTATTTTATGGTAAGCCACTGAACTCTTCGCCGAAAAGCAAGGAATTCATGACAGCACAAAGCACTGGTTTTGGTCAGCAGGATGGCTTTGCCCTTTATTCAAAACTGAAAAAAGGCAGAGCCCAATTTCGTGTGCAAAGCCCGGGGCAATGGCTTATTAACGTTGGGCATAAGGACGATGTTACCGAGGACGGTCCGCTTCGTGAGCTTTTTGGCAAAGCACACCAGCTGTACCAGTCGGCAAGTCTGACCTTTACTGTTTCTGGATCATGAAACTGCTGATGGTTTATTTCTCCCCAACAGGGAACACCCGTCACGTGACACACGCGGTCGCGGACAGGTGCGCTCAGTTGGGGAGTAACATCACCCTCTGGGACATTACGTCGCCAGCGCAACGCCGAGAAAACGTTGACCCCGCAGCTTTCGACGCTTTTGTCTTCGGATTTCCGGTTCACTCCTTGCGAGCTCCTCGACTGGTTCGGCAATGGTTGCGCACGTGGCAGGGTGACAAAAAACGCTGTGCCATGTTTTTCACCTATGGCGGTTTCTCCGTGCATCCGGCGCATTATTCGACCGGGCGGATTCTTGAACAGCAGGGATTCAGCGTCGTTGCCTCGGCCCAGTTTCCCAGCGCCCACACGTACAATCTTGGCGGATGGGAGGCTTTGGCACATCGACCGGACAGCGAGGATCTGCAGGCGGCACGCCGCTATGCCGATGCCGTGTATCCACGCTTACTGGGAACCGATACCGCACTGCCGTCTGCTTTTGAGCAAGGGGACTACACGACAAAGCAATTAGATCACTTTGAAGACTTTCGCTACCGAATTGTCACCCAGCTGCCGACACGCTCAGGTGGAGAATGCTGCCTGTGTCGGCAGTGCGAAAAGGTTTGTCCCGCCGGGGTTTTTGCCGCTGAACCCGGCGAGGTGATTGGATCAGGATGTCTTGCTTGCCTGGCCTGTGTAGCGGTTTGTCCGGATCAAGTGCTGCATATCAATGATACGCGTGCCACCTGGCAAAAAAAGCTGCGCATGGGACAAACCAGTGCCTCAGCACTTAACCGACAAAAGGCTGTTTTTTATCTATAGAAGGACAAAATGGATGCTGCCTACCGTTTTTATGTTGGCGAGTTCGTTTGTTACACCCTTTGTGACGGGGAGCATACCTACGGACAACCCGCTGATCTCTTGTTTCCGCAAGCACCAGCCTCTCAACTGAAAAGAGAACTTTACGCTCAAGGGATCACGGACGCGAGAAGTTGGGAATCCTGGACCAGCACCTACAGTTGCTTACTGGTGCAAGCAGACGATCATAACGTGTTGATTGATAGTGGAGCGGGTGATTTTCTGCCGACGGCAGGCCGTTTGATTGCAAATTTGCATACCATTGGAATTGAACCGGAACAGATTGACGATGTGCTGCTTTCCCATGCTCATCCCGATCATATTGGTGCGGCCCAGTGCTTTACAAGAGCACGTATTATTCTAAACCGCGAAGAGTGGCGATTTTGGACCGGCAATCCGCAACTTCCACGTCTGCCGATTGAATTCAGAGAACAGTTATTAACCATGATCGTTCCAAAACTGCACTCCTTGCAGGACCGGGTTGAATTGATCTCCCCGTGCCAACAGATTCTTCCCGGAATAGAGGCTTTGGATGCGGCCGGGCACACCCCCGGCCATATGGCGTTTTCCATTAAATCGCAAGGCGAGGAGCTGCTCTATATCGGCGACGCCATCTTGCATTTGATTCACATCAACCAGCCACGCTGGAGTGCACGTGTCGATGTTGTTCCGCAACAAGCGGTAAAAACACGGCAAAAACTTCTCCAGTATGCCGCTGCAGCTCCGGCAACAATTTTCGGTTTTCATTTCCCTTTCCCCGGAATACGGCAGATCCCGCGCAATGATGGACGGTTACAACAGAGCTAACCGCATCCGGCTAGCTGTTGAAAATGCGATCTCCTTCTTGCTCACACAATCCTGCAGTACCTGTTCAAACAGCGTATGGATCAAAGCACTTATACTGTGAAAATGGAAAAACAGCGATCCCCTTGCCACTCCTGACTGGCCGGCAATCTGTGCGGTGGAAACAGGATCCAGACCGTGTTGTGAAAAAAGCTGCAGGGCGGTCGCCAGTAACCGTTGTCGTTTATGTTCCTTCCCGGTGCGTGTCATCGCAGTGTCGATTCAGAAAAAGGCCATCATGCGCTGGTAGGTAGCCCGCTGCCGGTGCAAGCTGAGGGAAAACAGCTTTTGCATGAAGCGGTTTGCCAGCCTGGGCTGATCGTACAACAACTGGTCGAAGGCGCTGGGTTCCATAAACAGGGCTTCAATGTCGGAAACACACTGGGCGGTGTAGAGGCTCGGTTCGCGAAGAAACAGGGACTCTTCACCGAAAACCGACAGAGGACCAATCACCGCGTGCACAATGGGCATGCGGTAATCTGGTCGGCGCGAGGAGAGTTTGACGTAACCCGAGCTAAGCAGAAACATGCGTCTCTCCACCGTGTCACCCTCCTGCCACAGGATCTCTTCAGCAGCAAAGGTCGTTTTTTTAAAGTGACGGGCCAGCAGGTGACTTTCGCTGGTGGAGAAATGTTTTTCAAACATCGCGGCAATCTGTGGCGAAGGCCAGATGGGACGCCCCCGGCTGCCGTTGGCAGCATCGGGGAGGTCGTGATCGGAAAACCGTGACATGAGCAGCTCCTGTTATTCGGCGAGGATACGTCCTGAGGTTGAAGCGACCATCTCCAAGGCCAACAGATAGTTGATGCGGCTCTGGGCGACGCTTGCCGATGCTTTAACCAGGTCGGTCTGCGACTCATTAAGCCGGGTAAGGGTGGCGACCCCGGCTCGGTACGCCTGTTCTGTGTGGCTGCGAATCTTATAGGTCAACTCAAAGGTCTGTTGCTGTTTTCTGAAAATAGCCAGGGCCGCTTGAGCTTGATCAAGCGATTGGCGCAGCTGTGACTGAATTTCCAGTTCCATCTGACGGCGTTGGGCCTTAAGCTGGCTGATTTGGGCGTCGATTTCACGGCGTTGGCCGGTGCGCTGTCCCCCCTCGAACAGGTCCCAGTTCAGGTTGAGCCCCGCATAGGTATCGTGCTCAGTCTGATCCGTGCTGGCTTGATCTTCTGCTTTGTTCCACGATGAGCCGCCGACCAGATGCACACTGGGGTAAAAAGTGGCCTTGACAGTGCGATCCTGTTGCTGCAGGGCCTGCAACTGACGATCAATGGCCTGCAGATCAGAGCGGTATTCATAGGCATAGGCGTTTTCCGTGGCAAAATCATAGGGCATCTCGGCCAGCACATCACGTTCGGCGCGTTGTGGCAGCCGGGTGTCGCCCTGATTGAGCCCCATCAGTTCGGCAAGGGCGGCACAAGCCACTTTAAAGCGTTCGTCGGCGCTGAGGAAATCAGACTCGGCCTGGAGCGCTCGCACCGAAAAGTTGAGCATCTCCGCCTCGGGGATGGCTCCGGCCAGCCAGCGTTTTTTCGATTCATCTTCAAGGATGCGGTTGAACTTGCGGTTTTCCTGAGCAACCACCATCTCCTCCAGAGCCATTTGTGCCTGATAATAGGCGCGTGACACTGCTTTGAGCAGCAGGCGGGTGGTTTCAATTTGCAACTGTTGTTGCTGCTCGATCCGGTAGCGTGACTGGAGAATAGTGGCCTCGCGGGCAAAGCCGTCAAACACCAGCCAGCTCAGTTCGACAGCGGCACTGTGTTGGACGAAACTGTCGTGGGCGCGTACCTCCGGCTGCCAGTCGAGTTGCTGAACACCATCGTGATAAAATGAACTTCCCCGTGCGGTCAGGCGCGGCGACCAGGCCGAGGTTGCCTGCTTGAGGACGGCAACGGCGGCCTCGATACGGGCGGTTGCTTGTTCCTGCGACGGGCTGTTTTGCCGGGCGATGGCATGGGCCTGTTTCAGAGTCAGATCCCCTTGGGGGATGGCCCAGCTCGCCGTCTCCGGCGTTGTTGGCTGAGCCGCAGCCGGAAGGGTCAATGCCAGCAAAACAAAGCTGACAATGAGGAGTGAAATAGAGCCTTTTGCCAAAAGCCAGGGACGGCTTGTTGCACGAGCCTCGATAAAAGATTTATGCCTGATCATGGGACACCTCGGGGGTAATTTTATAAACCAGCGTGTAAACCACCGGTACAATGACCAGTGTTAAAAAGGTCGCTATCAGCAGGCCACCCATGATGGTGGCGGCCATGGACGCATAGAAGGGATTGGTGATCAGCGGCGCCATGCCGAGAATGGTGGTGCCGGAGGCCATCAGTACCGGCCGCAGACGATTCACGGTTGAATCGACCACCGCTTCATAGGCAGGCATGCCCGCTTTCAATTCAAGCTCAATCTGGTCGATGAGCACAATGGCGTTTTTGATCAGCATGCCCGACAGGCCGAGAAAACCGAGGATCGACATGAAACCAAACGGCAGTCCGGTTACCATCAGTCCCAAGACCACGCCGATCAGCGACAGCGGTACCGTCAGCAGAATGATCAGCGGTCGCCGGAACGAGTCAAACAGCCAGACGACGATGAGGAACATGCCGAGAAAGCACAGTGGGAACACCTGACGTAACGGTCCCTGCGCTTCTTCGGAATCTTCAAATTCACCACCCCACTCCATGGTGTACCCGGGCGGCAGTGTGATGTTGCTGATCTGTGGCAGGATGCTCAGACGCAGTGCATCCGGCGTCACACCGACGGCGTTACACTGCACGGTGATGGTTCGTTCGCGGTCGCGGCGTTGGATGAGCGGATCTTCCCACTCCGGTTCGATGGCGGTTACCACCTGACGCAGCGGAATGGTGCGTTGATGAAGATCACTCCACACCTGGATATTCTCCATATCTTCGACACTGGCGCGATCCTGAGCCGGGGCGCGAAAAATGATCGGCAGCAGCTCATCGTCTTCACGGTAGATGCCCACCACTTTGCCATTGAAGTTGCCCTGTATCGCCTCCATCAGGTTGTTACGACTGATACCGGCAAAACGTCCCTGTGTTTCGGAATAATGGGGCCGGATAATGGGTACCTGCTGGCGCCAGTCGGTGCGGATATCACGCGCCTGATGACTGTCACGGTAAATCTGCTGCGCCTGTTCGGCGAGGTTCTTCAGGACGGTGGTATCGGGACCGCGAAAACGCACCTCCACCTTAAACGGAATGCCGGGGCCATCCATAATTCGGCTGGCATAGGGTTCCGCCTGGGGGAATTCGCGGTGCATGTAGCTTTCCACCGTGCTCATCAATTCCGGGATTTTCCGGTAATTATCGACTTCCACCACAATTTGGCCATAGCTGGTGTTGGCATCTTCATAATCGTAGGAGAGGATGAAGCGCAGTCCCCCTTCGCCGACAAAGCTGGTGGTGTTTTTAACGCCGTCAAGGGTGGTGAGGTAGCGCTCCATGGTGCGCAGATCCTCAGAAGTTTCATCGATGTGAGTGCCTTGAGGGTTCCAGAAGTTGACGTAGAAATAGCGCTGCGACGAATTGGGGAAGAACGCTTTGTCAAGAAATTGGAACGACCAGATGGCGGCGACCAGCAACGCGACCGTGCCCAACACCACCAGCCAGCGGTGGGCCATGCACAGGTTCAGCGAACGGCGGAAAATTTGATACATGGGCCGATCATGCAGACCCACTTCCTGGTTTTTGGCCGGCTTGAGAAACCACACACAAAGCAGCGGGGTGACACTGATTGCCAGCACCCAGCTCAGCAACAGCGACAACGCCATGACATCAAACAGACTGCGGCAGAATTCACCGACGTTACCGGGAGAAAATCCAATGGCGGTAAAGGCGAGAATGGCGACAAAGGTGGCGCCGAGCAGCGGCCATTTGGTCGCTTGCACCGCATCCTCAGCGGCCTTTTCCACCCCCTTGCCCTGCTCCATTCCCATCTGGGTGCTGTCACAAATGACGATGGCATTGTCCACTAACATGCCGAGGGCCAGGATCAAAGCACCGAGTGAGATTTTTTGCAGCGTGATGTCCATCACGTACATGCCGGTCAGGGTGCCGAGGATAGTCAGCAGCAGAACCGATCCGATCAACAAGCCGCTGCGCCACCCCATGAACAGCATCAACAGCACAATAACGATGACCACGGCTTCAACCAGATTGGCGATAAACAGGTCGATGGCTTCGGTGACGATATTGCTCTGGTAATAGATGGTATGCAGGGTGATGCCGTCCGGGATGCTGTCCTTGAGCTGGGCCAGTTTCGCATCGACGGATTCGCCCATGGTGATAACGTTGCCGCCATCAAGGGTCGAAATGCCCAGGCCGATAGCCGGTTGACCATCGAAGCGCATCAGGTTGTGGGGCGGTTCAATGTAGCCACGGTAGATGCGGGCGACATCACTGAGCCGGACCGTGCCGTTGGCGCTGCCGAGCAACAGTTCGGAGATGATCTGAACATTATCAATACCGCCGGTGGGGACAATGCGGATGTATTTTTTACCGACCTTAACCTTGCCGCTCTCCTGCACCAGATTTTTTGATTGCAGGGTCTGGTAAATTTGCGTCGGGGTGATACCGAGCCGGGCCAACTGCGAAGGATTGTATTCAACGTAAATGACTTCCTGGCGGGTGCCCCACAGGGCAATTTTGGCCACATCGTCGCACAGCAGCAGCTCGTTTTTCAGATACTCAGCAGTATCTTTGAGCTCGGCGTAACTTTTGTTTTCGCCGGTCAAAGCGAACAACACGCCGTAGACATCGCCAAAATCGTCATTGACAACCGGCGCGGCGCATCCCGGCGGCAGTTGGTTGCGGACATCGCCGACCTTGCGGCGCAACTCGTCCCAGATCTGCGGCAACTGATGTGAATGGAAGGTATCCTTCATGTCGACATAGACCAGCGACAGTCCGGCCTTGGAGGTGGAATAAATCTCCTTGACCTGGCCCATGGACTGAATGGCCTCTTCAATGACGTCGGTGACCTCCTCCTCCACTTCCAGCGGGCTGGCTCCGGGATAGGCGGTGACGACCAGAGCCGTCTTGATGGTAAAGGTCGGGTTTTCCAATCGACCGAGTTTCTGAAAGGCGAGGATTCCCGAACCGATGACCATAATGGTCATGACGATCATCATGGTTCGTTTTCTCAGAGCGATTAACGGCGACGACATGGGCTACATCCTTTCCAGTTGTTGAGCCATCGCTCTGACATGCATTCCCTCGGTCAGCTTGTCGCTGCCCGCCATGACGATCCACTCGTTTTCATCCAGCCCGGATAACAGTTGAACTTGATTCTTGCCGGTCAGTGAGCCGAGTTCCACAGCGCGTTTCAGCACCTGACTGGTGGCATCGTCATAGACCCAGACATACGTGTCGTGGCCTGTGGTGGAGAACACTGCATCGGTCGGAATAATCAGTTGCGTTTTGTACCCTTCAGGAGGGGAGGTCCAGTAAACGTCCGCCGTCATGCCCGGCAGGATCTGGCAACCCGCCGGGGGCGTGAAGCGAAAGGTCAGGGTGTAGGTACGGGTGACTTCGTCGGCCCGTGCCGTCCACTCTTTGAGGTAGATGGTAAAGCGCTGGTCCGGTGCCGAGGTGAACCGCACTTCCGCCGGAAGATTTTTGGCCAGCGGATATTTGACGATTTCGTTTTCCGGCAGATGAATTTCCACTTCAAGAGTGGCAATGTCCTGAATAGCGATCACCACTTGACCGGGTTCGATCATCTCGTAATTTTCAACCTTCTGCTCAATCACCATGCCGTCATAGGGCGCTTTGAGGGTGGTGTCCTCCAGCTGGTGGCAGGCGATCTGCAGTTCGGCCTTGAGGCTCTGTTCCATCGCGACCGCCCGGTCATAGGCACTTTTGGCGCGGTCGTAATCGGCCTTGGCGTTGACCTGCTGTTGAAACAGGGTGACGGCACGGTCGTAATCCTGCTTGCTGTGTTCCAAATCGGAGCGGGCTGCGGCCAGCTGGGCGTTGAGCACGGCAATGCGGTCTTTGAAATCACGCGGATCGACCTGCATCAGCCGTTGCCCTTTGCGGATCGTTTCGCCCGGCTCGACATCAATGGCCACCAGTGGGCCGCCGACACGGAAGGCCAGTTGAGTTTGCTGGCTGGCCTTGATAATGCCGGGATAGCGACGCTCGGCAGTCTTTTGCAAAGGTTCCACTTGCTGGATCAGGATCTGTTGCGTGGCGCTCTTCGCGTTAGCATGCCCGGCAGGGAAATCGGCCTGCGCAGCCAGACACAGGCTGGCGGTTGCGGCGATGAGACAAATGAAAATCAGTTGCAGGATCGGGTGCTTTATGGACAGGGCTTTCATGGGGGACTCCTCAATTACACAAGGGGAAGATCAAAGAACTTTTGTTTCTGACTGATCAGGATATTTTCTAGATAAGTAATGTATTCCTGGTTGTACCCAGGTTGCTTCAGTTCACTGAGTACAGCGGTCTGGTAGTCGGCCAAAACAATCAAAGGTGATTGGATTGTCAGGGTGTGAGCATACGCCTGTTCGTACGACAGGTTTGGATCGATATGTTGAAACAGTTCCACGGTAAATTGGTTCTCCGGTGTGATGACGCGGTGGCTGAACATGTCCCTTAGGATTCCAGGCTGTTGCATCACCTGGTAAATCACTTGGCGGTGCCACTCGGGTGCCTGCTCTGAAAAGATCAGTTGGCTCATCCGCTCAACAACGCGGCGGATAGCAATGGCCTGATCGGTGCGGTTGGTCAGGTCAAGGGTGGCCAGTTCTTTTTCCAGCGGAACAGCTTCCCAGCGTTGAATGACCTCGTTAATCACTTCGGCGAATAGGCCCTCCTTATTACCGAAATGGTAGTGGATGGTGCCGATATTTTCTTTGGCCAGGGAGGCAATCGTCCGCACGGGAACATTGGACAGGCCGAGCTCGGCAATCAGCTGACCGGCGGCTTCAATCAAGGCGTTTTTTGTGATTTCACTGCTGCTATAGGTTGCCATCAGGGTCTCCGCATGCGTTTGAGGAAGTGTTCTGCACGGATCGAATTTAAACAAGTGACCATATTTAGTCAAATGTTTAAATTTGGTCGTCGGGCTCCGCTTGGACCTCTCGCAGCATGCCCCCTGTAATCTTTGCCAGTTAGGCCCGTCTGAGTTTTAAGAAAATATAGCTGGAAATCGCGCCAAGAATGAGACTCCCACCAGCCAGCGTCGCCGCCGGGGGAATTTCGTTGAATAACAGGAAGGCCCACGACGTAGAAAACACGGACATGCTCATGCTGATCATGGCGGCTTCCGCAGCAAGGATGTAACGGGTGGAAACGCCGGTCAAAACCCGGCCAAAGGGAGCGGAGAGCAACCCCATGGCGGCCATGATCAGCCAGGTTCCCGGAGTCAGGCTGGCGACATCGGCAAAGGGCAGGAGGACTGCGGCCAGCCAGACTCCGGCAATGCCCACCACGGCGATGCGGCTCATTTTTGTGTAGTGGCGTTGATAGGTCCCGTTCAGAGCCAGGAAGATCACACACAGCAGTGCCAACGAATCTCCAAACAGGTTGACCGATTCGAGGGAACCTGAAATCACCACGGCAATGCCGCCAACCACCATGATGATGGCCAGCCACAGGGATTTGTCCGCCGTCTCCTTGAGAAATAACCAACTAAAAATCGCCGTCAGAACCGGACGACTGGCCATGATGATCACGGTATTAGCCACGGCTGTAAATTTGATGCTGAGGATAAAGCAGCATGCACTGTCGAACATCAGCAAGCCAGAGATGACAACGGGCCAGCCATCCTCTTTCAATGTGCCGACCACCCCACGTTGATCGCTGATCTGAAGCATGACAGACATGGAAATGACGGTGAACAGACCAAATAAAAAGACCGTATTCACCCCATCAGTGCCTGATAAACGAACAAAAACGGAATCAAAACTGATTAAAAGAGTTCCCACCAGAGCCGAGAGAATCCCTTTGGTGCGTGCCTCTGCGGCAGCGATTTTTGGGAGGGCGATGGTTGTCATAACATTCTCCTTGTGTAAAATGAGACTGACTAGTATGTTTTTTCACAGTAGGAGAGAAGGTCGACCACGTCAATAAAAATCATACCAGCAAGTATGATATTAAATGGAAAAATTAAGGACGCGTGCATGAAGAAAATCGAACAGAACAAAATACAAAAGCGGGACAGGATTTTAAAGGCCGCTCAGGAGACGTTTCAGGCCAGTGGTTTTATTGGTGCCAGCATGGATCGCATTGCAGAAAAAGCCGGTGTGACCAAGCAGACGGTCTACCGCTATTTCACCACCAAAGAGGAATTATTTAAAGCGACTCTGGAGGCCCAGCGTCGGCTCGCCAAAGAAAGCTTTCTCGATGCGTTGCAGTTGTCTGACACCCGTCAGGCTTTAACCACCTTTGCCGCCGGGTTTATCAAACGGCATCTGTCCAGAGAACACCTGGCCAATGTTCGTCTGCTGGTGGCGGAAGGGCCGAGTGTGCCGGAGATGACCCGGGCGTTTTACGCCTTCGGTTCAGAGAAGACCCAGGACAGCCTTGTCCGGTTTATCGAGGATCGTTTTGACCGCAAAGATGCCGTCGATGAAATTCAGGCGTTTGTCAGTATGTTGATTTCTCTGCGTATGCCGGTGCTCACCGGGCTGCGTGAACCACTCAGCGAGGAAGAGATCACCAGGCACGCGGATAAGACCGTGCGGATGTTTTTGAAGTTGCTGGATGCCACGATTTAACCGCAGGCCGGGAAGAGGCGTTTATGAATGAGCACTTGCACGGTCTGCTACCGAGGGGGGGGGTGGTGACCACGGTGGAATGTGCCGAGCTCAAGTACCGGTTGGCCCAACAGACGTTTG encodes the following:
- a CDS encoding TetR/AcrR family transcriptional regulator encodes the protein MATYSSSEITKNALIEAAGQLIAELGLSNVPVRTIASLAKENIGTIHYHFGNKEGLFAEVINEVIQRWEAVPLEKELATLDLTNRTDQAIAIRRVVERMSQLIFSEQAPEWHRQVIYQVMQQPGILRDMFSHRVITPENQFTVELFQHIDPNLSYEQAYAHTLTIQSPLIVLADYQTAVLSELKQPGYNQEYITYLENILISQKQKFFDLPLV
- a CDS encoding DMT family transporter, which translates into the protein MTTIALPKIAAAEARTKGILSALVGTLLISFDSVFVRLSGTDGVNTVFLFGLFTVISMSVMLQISDQRGVVGTLKEDGWPVVISGLLMFDSACCFILSIKFTAVANTVIIMASRPVLTAIFSWLFLKETADKSLWLAIIMVVGGIAVVISGSLESVNLFGDSLALLCVIFLALNGTYQRHYTKMSRIAVVGIAGVWLAAVLLPFADVASLTPGTWLIMAAMGLLSAPFGRVLTGVSTRYILAAEAAMISMSMSVFSTSWAFLLFNEIPPAATLAGGSLILGAISSYIFLKLRRA
- a CDS encoding TetR/AcrR family transcriptional regulator, with translation MKKIEQNKIQKRDRILKAAQETFQASGFIGASMDRIAEKAGVTKQTVYRYFTTKEELFKATLEAQRRLAKESFLDALQLSDTRQALTTFAAGFIKRHLSREHLANVRLLVAEGPSVPEMTRAFYAFGSEKTQDSLVRFIEDRFDRKDAVDEIQAFVSMLISLRMPVLTGLREPLSEEEITRHADKTVRMFLKLLDATI